The sequence GGGACAAAGAAGAAGGGCGGGTGGGATTGGTGCTTGATTCGATAGTTTCCGAAGGTTGCGTTGTTAGCGGCGGCAGAGTGCAGCGTTCAATATTATCACCGAATGTTCGAATAAATAGTTTCTCTGAAGTGTATGATTCAATTTTAATGGAAGGGGTTAATGTCGGCAGGTATGCTAAGATTAAACGCGCCATTATTGATAAAGATGTGAATATTCCACAGGGGATGATTATCGGTTTTAATTTAGAAGAAGATAAAAAGAGGTTTTTTGTCAGTGAATCAGGAATTGTTGTAGTCGCCAAAGGAACAGAAATTAAGTGACCACGCGTAGCGTGGTCATCCCCGTGAAAAGCGGGGATCTAAAAGAATGGATTCCCGCTTTTCACGGGAATGACTAAAGTAAGGAAACGATGATTAGAAAAGCCAAAATAAAAGATATTAAACAAATTCAGGGGTTGATTGGTTATTTCGCAAGGCAGGATGTTATGCTGCCTCGTTCACTTAATGAGCTTTATGAGAATATCCGTGATTTTTGGGTTTATGAAGATAAAGGAAAGATAACCGGTTGCGCTGCCTTACATATCTCTTGGGATGATTTAGCGGAAATTAAATCTTTGGCAGTTGCTAAAAATAAGCAAGGAAAAGGTTTGGGCCGTGATTTAGTTTTGGCTTGCCTTGCAGAAGCCCAAGTGATGGGAGCAAGAAAAGTTTTTGCGTTAACCTACAAACCCAATTTTTTCAAAAAGTTAGGGTTTAGAAAGATAAAACATGAGGCACTGCCGCATAAAATCTGGGCGGAGTGTATTAACTGCTGTAAATTCCCCAACTGCCAGGAGATTGCCCTGCTAAAATCATTGTAAAAATAAATTTATATGCTATAATTTTTGATTTGCAATTATAAGCATAAGCTTTAAGCTGTAAGTATTAAGTTTTAAGCTTACAGCTTATAACTTAAGGCTTACAGCTTAACAATCAGGAGGAAACAAATGGATTATTTATTGACCGATGAACAAAAGATGATCAAGGATTTGGCGCATAAGATTGCCGAAGAAAAGATTCGTCCGGCAGCGGCTAAATATGATATTAGCGAAGAGTACCCCTGGGATGTTTTAAAGGTCATGGGTGAATCTGATATGTTTGGTTTATTTATTCCTGAAGAGTACGGCGGTTTTGCCAATAGCACAATGAATCTATGCTTGGCAACCGAAGAGTTTTCCCGTGCCTGCGGCGGTATTGCAGTTTGCTATGCGGCCAGCGCTCTGGGGACAATCCCGATTGTTTTGTTTGGTACCGATGAACAGAAGAAAAAATATTTACCTGACCTAGCTAAAGGTAAAAAGGTTGCGGCATTCGCCATTACTGAACCTGAGGCTGGATCTGATGCTTCAGGAATTAAAACTGTTGCTAGAAAAGAAGGAAAGCATTATATTTTAAATGGCCTCAAGCATTTTATTACTAACGGCGGAGATGCCGAAACTTATGTTGTAATTGCCATGACTGATAAAACAAAAGGAGCTCGTGGGGCAACTGCATTT comes from Candidatus Omnitrophota bacterium and encodes:
- a CDS encoding N-acetyltransferase, with translation MIRKAKIKDIKQIQGLIGYFARQDVMLPRSLNELYENIRDFWVYEDKGKITGCAALHISWDDLAEIKSLAVAKNKQGKGLGRDLVLACLAEAQVMGARKVFALTYKPNFFKKLGFRKIKHEALPHKIWAECINCCKFPNCQEIALLKSL